GAGAAAACAACACTATCTCACGTGAAGCTAAATAAGGGACGTTAAGAGAGTTTTGCAATTCATTTTAAGGCCTCTACCAAACATAGGAAATTGAgatagttttctagaaaattctCTTTTGGAAATTGTTAGTGTCAAAACAAATATTCATTGTGTATTACTATATTcttgttatttgatttttattttttgatttattattattattattattattatttataataatagtCGTGGAAGAATGGAGGGCAGGCAATGATACTTGTTAACTGGCTATTTCAAGACGAGCTTCTTTTCCGACCTCTGGCGACTAATCTTGCCAACATTATCGTCAGAAAAGACGACCGTTATATAGCCCTCGCCTGGTGCATTCTTGTCCGCAATCTTCTCGAGTTTGAGACTTCCATGACTCAATTTTCAATGAATGGTAAACACCCCAACCACATTTTGACCATTGTTGTGTGTTAATCCGTGTGAATTACTTCAATTTGTTATTGATGGCAGGGATAAGGGAGAGGTACAATGATGTTTTGAAGATACTTTCTTCATGTATGCCACGTCTGTTAAGTATTGTATGTAAAGGAAGGTACAGCTCACTTTCGAGAAACTATATGTGTTGCAATTCCATTTTGTATcttatgtgtgtgtgcgcgcgtgtGTTTGACCGTTTGTTTCTGTAGCACTTTGCAGGATGGATTTGAGTTGCCATCTCGTCTCTCGGTGTCTGCAGCTGATTGTATGTTAGCTCTTACTGAAGCATTGGCAAAAAAGGTGTCAAGTGACAAGCCGAAATCAACTTCAAATGCTTTGAATCGGCCGGTTACTTTAGTGCCTGAATCATCTACTGGTGATAAGAAAGTGAAACCAGCTTCTAAATCTTCAGAAGTCTCAAACCTGGAAATGGGACTTTTATTTTGGGACCATTTAGAGGAACTCGTTAATTTAGTGCAGAGACTCATTGCTGTATGTTCTGTACTTGTGTTATATTTATTTGGCTCCAACACAGAACCTGCTTACTTCTTGTACATATTATGTCATTATATTTACTTTTAATTGTAAATGCTGAGTTGGTGATACACGTGCTTTTGCTATATGTGTGATTATGATAGATGTCATTAATTATGATTTGTGCTCTAGACAGAAGAAATTAGTTATATAAATGAGCTAAAAGAAAACTAATTGATATTCATACCATGTGCCTGTATGcaattcaaattctttattGAAACCTAGAATTTTGCTCAAGGAGAGAATACATCTCCAGTGATATGTACCCAGTTTTCCCcaccttttcctttttcctaaaCTTATAGCTTCTGTCGTGtcttctatatttttttctccatGAGTTTGAGAATAGAATCAGGAAGTTTTGTGTGGAATCCTGATAGATGAGTGAAGGAATTTCagacaaaaataattcatgTATCTATACCTATGTGTAATGTGCCGTTACTGTGCTTATTTTAGACAGTTacgttttaacttttaaggaaTGCCCCATGAAAGAGGTTGTAGAATAATATAGATGTCTGCGAAAGAAACATTTGCTTTTGTTTGGTGACAAGTTGCCTGAAATATTTAATCAGTTTCTACTCTTTTCAAAACGTTGCTTCAAGCACTGATTTGATGGCACTGTGTGTTACTTGAAGTTTGTCACGATAATGAACTGTAATGGGGATTTTCCCATGCTGTGCAGTGGAGCAGAAAAAGTCGATCTTTACATGCTAAAGGATTGGAAAAAGTGCTCAAGTGGTTGCAAGAGATAAAAGGGCAATATGGATGCTTTCAAGATGAGGCAGGTCCAATACTCAATACATGCTTTCGTGCATATCGTATATCTTAGTATGTCTAATTTTCTATACATTGTGATTTCTTTTGCTACACATGGAAGACAGGCTCAAAGATACTCAAGACTGGAGTAACGTTACTCTCTTCTTGTTGGAAGCATTATGGCATACTATTACACCTGGAAGATCGCAAATTTTCTCAGCATTACAAAGAATTGTTGGAACAGTACTTATCTGGCATCCAGgttattcatttcttttcttcttctgtcaaTGAATAAGTTGCCTAATTCATAGATCAAATCTGAATGATGATTCATGAAAAATTTGATTAcgaaatatcaaaaaaaaaaaaaaaattatttgttatcTTTActcaattcatatatatatatatatatatatatatgtcttttcaatccaaataatatatttatttttgagagttcttttattattttagaaatataaattAACATATATTAGTTTGAGTATCTGTTAATTTTGAGTGATGcgataatttggtgttttgtttgtaAAACAAACTTGCtatcttttttatcttttctcgAAGAATTGTTTTTGCTTATATGATTGAATCAAGTTGATAAATTACTAATTGTCTCAAAAATTGTTAGgaaaggttgaatttaatcattaaCCATCTTTTTAATACTTCTCTTCACATGTGGACCCAAAATCCCCCTTTAACAAATGGAATCCATCAcatgggactaaattttttcaaatgggAGGGTAGAGTGGAGGTAGGACTCAAGACCCTAACTCTGATACCATAATAAATTAGCAATGgtcccaacacacacacacacacacacacacacacacaacacctCTCACATGTGAGCTTAGACTCCTTAAGTGAGCTCaacatgtaaaattttaaattttttagtgggAGGTAAATTGGAGACAGGATTCAAACTCATGACCACTTGCTTTGGTACCTTGGTAAATTATCGATTGTATTTGTGATGAAGCATATCCATTCTTCTTTCATTTCATGACGATAAATTGCTGATTCATGCAGTATTATACAGACAGCAATACTGGAGGGCATAGCGATAGTAAGGATGGTGGTGTAGAGAccagaaaattttttataaactgtttATGCCTTTTATTAGGGCGTTTAGACAGCAAGAAATTTGAAAGCACCATTGTGGAATATGGGATGCAGATATCACGTGAACTTTTACCACAGGTATGCTTGAGGCCATGAAGAAACAAGTTGTGGTTATTTTGCATGATAGACATATACAGCTTTAGGGTTCTTGCAATTTGGATCACATCCCATTTTAGTTTATGGACGTACTATTTCATGGAATGCTTTAGGGGCTGTTGTTTTAAGAATTGGTAAAGTCCCATGCTACTAAACGCAGGAGCATGGGTTCAAGATTTGCATCTTCAGTGTGACCACTTCATGCAAAAAATACTTAATGTTGGGACCTTATACAGGACACCCCTCCCATGATCTCACTTAGGTGGGAACAATACCAGGTAATGATTCCATAGCTATTGGTCACTGTTTGCCTGCGTAATAGTCCATTGATCTTTTAGCTATGCATTGTGGACAGCTGTGGGGAGCTGTGAGCAATTTTAACATGTCTTGGACATGGTTCTGGTgacattattttgaaatttagacCTTTTTTAATGGTTGAGCATAGTAATATTACCAAAAATTCTTGTAGTAACTCTTTCAAAACACTGAACCTCCCACAacctcccccccaaaaaaaatttcaagactTAGTCATGATGATATCAAAATTGGTTAGCTTTAGATTAGACAACAGGTGTCAGAAGTTCTCCTATGTTTGTTTTAGAACTTTAGCCATTGTGTTCTGAACTGGCAAGATGGTTGTCACCACTGTTGTGATAGATTAGGTGTCTCTTGGTTAATTTTGATAGATAGATTAATTGCATTCAATCCTGGTATTCACATAATTATAATTAGTTTAACAGAatataccatatatatatatatatatatatttttaaagaatagaTTCATGGTTGGAATTCATTGTGTTCACTTGGTCATGATTTTTCTCTCTGCTTTTTGAAGCTTCATTGCGCTAATGAAGATGTGATAGACGGGGTTGTTTGCATATTTAAGGCAGTTATATTTAAGCCAACTTATTCATCTGGAAGCAGTCTAACTGATACTAGACTGATGGACTCCATGCTACCGTTGCTGCTTCACCTTCTAGATGAGCGGGATGGCGCAGCTAGAGCTGTTGTTAAGCTGATCGCAGAATACTGCTCAGTGTactttttccattcttttcaccTTTTTAATACTTTGTGGCAGCAACACACTTATGACCTCTCTTTGGGATTATAACCTGACTTGCATTAATGATCCACCAGGAGCAGAGACAGTCGGTGCATTCAAGAAGTTTTAAAGCGAATTGCTTCTGGAAATGTTCTGCAGCGAAGGAATGCTGTTGATGTTATTTCAGAACTTATTTGCAAATCATCTGATTCAATAGATGAACTTTCTCATTTGGCATGGTTAAGACTACTCTAGTAGCTATTGTCATTTTGTGATTTCGCCCTTTGTAGCGTCTTTATAAGTCTCCTCTTCCTACTACTATGGCAGGCAAGATGTAGCAAACCAATTGCTAGAGTGCCTTGGAGATGAAGAAAGTGTAATTCGTGAGCAAGCCTCTAGTTTGCTTCCAATGCTAGGTTGGTTTTGACTATCTAAAATGTTTTATGATAATTCTTATATCGACATGATCTCAATATGTCTTTTGTATTCTGGTGTTTGACTATCTAAAATTACAAGGGATAGGTTACACAGATATGTTTATACTTGTTTAAACCATTGTGCACTTGGGCAACAAAAACTACTGCTGGCAAATGATGCTTGTTTGGAGACCTTAGTTAACTTAGGTTGTGAAATCATATTATTGTTGAGGCAACAACATACATTTCCTCTTGAGCTATGCATGTAGAAGTGCCGATGGGAACTTTCAACTTCCTGGTTATATGACTTGGGGTATTTTGTACAAACAATTAatcttctcccccttttttgttAGAACCATTGAGTTTGATTCCCCATGCACAAACAGGATTACGAAAGAAGTTACTGAATAGGAAGTGTTAGCATTAGCACTGTTATTTTATATTGTCTTATTATTCTTATATTAGCTTAATGGTATTCTTGTAATCATTTCATATCATTCAATTAAAATGTATGCTACCGTGAAGGGAATAAGGCCCTAAACCTATTTTTTAATCTTACTCTCTCTGTGTTCAAtcttctctccctttttctcaCCAAAACCTAATCTTTGATATTTTACAACACAACTTGGAATTAGAGCATTCCAATCCaagctaatataaaaaaaaaactattagaataatggttaaataattaaattcatcatttcttaatagtttaagcttttgagacAAGTGTTAGTTTATCATGATAGCAAAGAAggtggttctaatttgaaccttgtatctgCTCTAGTCTTCACTCCACCTCCaacttaaaaagttaaaaattccACGTGTTAGGTCCCACTTTTTAATGGAGTAGTGTTAGTGACATTGGACAAATAAGGGGAATGTGTCTATGTGTGCTTGTGGATTGTGGTGGATTAAGTTGTAGGAGAATTTGGGGATCTAGGGTTTATAATTGTTAAAGGTAGGTTATAGGTTCCTGATTTTTACCCCTACTGTACATTCCTTATCTCTATTAGACTTTccttttgatttgattgtatttGTTTCAAGAGCAGTGTGTATACAATGATAAATACATTGTTCcttttcatcaataaaactcttattatctatcaaaaaaaagaaaaagaaaaaggttataGGTTGTGATAGGAATAAAAAGATGGTTTGACGAGTTATTTGATGGCTATTTGGTAGAAAAACATATgttgggttttagggttttgatagGTAAAATAAAGTACTTGATATGGGGTtgtaaggaagaagaaaaggagacaCTCTTATGGTGTCTCAGTGCTGTATGAATAGTATCTGGGAACAGTaccacaagaaagaagaagaaaagagagaacctgtgaacagtgccacaagaaagagaagaagaaaagagagaacaaacaGGGAATAAGAGAAAGGGTGAACAAAAAGGCCAACATGCCTAATACTTAGGGGCGGGCTCCCATCCCATTATAAATTCTTTAGTTCTCTCATGTTTTTACACAAATAAAAGACACGTGGCAAGCAACATCTCCTAAGGTTAGAAATAAGCCacataattttctctctttcaaccgtttcagttttcaataaaaattttctgggtttgcttcTATCACTTGTTACGAAAAATGatatttcaaaatcatcttTTGAGGGTTTCCACTATCACAAAATGACCAGCCGCTCCAGACCCATATCTAGGAAGCTCAAGAACTCTTCCAAGAGCTTCAAAGTTTGATGGGAACAACTTTTGATGGAGAACAGAACAATGAATTGGgtatttgatttgggttttattaATTGTGATTTGAATGTGAAGAGAAAGGCCAATTAATTggataaatgaataaaaaaaattaaggaataaaAGACTAGAGAAGAACATCATGGCTGCTTTCAAaactttgaagaagaagaggaagctTTCAAAGTTTCCGTAGCTGATTCTTTCACAGCTTTCAAAGTATATTGAGAAGTCTCATgccaaacccacaacccatcACCCATCGGAACTCCCACGGCCAGAAATCCATATCAAACCCGATGTCTCACCTCCCCAAGCTCGTTGGAGGACCTAAATCTCACACGCCTCCGCCAGAACTAGCCTTGATGCTCATAGCGGCATAGCCATGAAACCCACTGTGTCAATCCAAACAGCCATGGTTTCTTGTTCTGATATGCCAATCTTAGCTGTGAAACCCACAGTTTTAGTCCAAACCCATTGCCATCAAGTTCCGATCTGCCAATCTGGACGCATCTGATGCTCAGGTAGGTGAGGTCCATTAGGATGGGGATGTTGGAGAAAgaggcaaagaagaaggaaagacaGAATCAGTATGTGTGGGgatagagtgaaattttggcaTGATGTCTGGTGTGGGGATAATCCTTTGAGTACGTGTTTTCTAGATTTATTCAGAATCGGTAATGATAAGGAGGCTTATGTGGCTGATCTCATGCAATTTCCTAATGGGGTTCTTTTTTAGGACTTAGAATTCTCGCGAGAAATTCATGATAGGGAATCAGATTCATTGTCTGTTTTTTGGAATGTTATATATGGAGTCTCATTGAGAGGTATTGGTGAGGATAAGATGTGTTGGACATCTGCTAAGAGCAAGGGCTTTGAGGTAAGCAGTTACTATCAGGCTTTGTTGGGTGTATGTACTCAATCCTTCCCTTGGAGAAGTATTTGGAAGCAAAATGTTCCTTCCAAAGTTGCGTTTTTTGTTTGGACTGCATCTTTTGGAACTATCTTGACTATTGATAATTTACGTAAGAAGGTGTTGATTCtagattggtgttatatgtgcaaaagTAATGGAGAATCGGTAGACCATCTTTTACTACATTGTCCTATTGTTTACGAGTTGTGGTCTATGGTGTTCACCTTGTTTGGTatcaacaatatataaattttcttatttaccTATCAACAATATATTTGTATGTTGCATCACACTAGTGTAACTCCCGTGAAAAGGATtatgaaaacataaaataactaCTAGCATCACACTTGTAGTTCATAAGAAGCATCACGCCCAGGGTTTGAGGGAAATTCAAAGGCAGCCACAAAATTTCCATCAAACAATGATGATAAGAAAATTCTCAATACAGTTAAATAAACTAATCTGAACCATACATTATAATAGATTAAAACATAAGTAAAGGACTAGAAACCCTACTGATTAAACCCCTTATATTAGTAAAATTCTAAAGTTTGGCACTCTCTGAACATTTTTCTATAGTGCCATGAACAGTGAATTTTCAGTCCTCAACTTTAGCTTAACTCCCATGTTGGACCCACACCACAATCATTCCACCAAATTAAAGCTTGGGGTTGATAAATCTGATGTTTCTTGTTTCTCTTATAAATAATTGGCTGATTTCTATCAGATTGTCATGTGGATTGCAGTACTATGCATTGCTGAATTCTATGATTCTTCTTGCAGATCCTTCATTAGTTCTGCCAGCATTAGTTCGCCTTGTTTACTCTTCAGATGAAAGAGTTCAGTTATCTGCTGCTGATTCCTTAATTAGGGTGCTCAAATATCATAATCAGAAAGTTGAAGTTATTTGTATGCTGCTTGACTGTCTGAGGTATCTTGCCTTCCGTCTCTGGcgctgccccccccccccccctttccccTGCTCTCTTCCAATTCCTAAAGTTCAATTAATCCTGAGCAAAATGGAATTTGTTAATGGAAAGAGTGACGAGCATTTGTTGGAAGAAGAGGGTGGGGTTCTGACAGCAACCCAAACATTTGATCAGTTGAAGCTCATAAttctaataatatattatatggCATTTTCATCTATTTATGCATTCTTTTCCCCCTTTTCTCACAGCAACCTCAATCAGAGCCTAGATCTTCCACAAATTACAGGACATATAAGGGAAGGTTTGTTTCTCACTGTTTTAATGTTACGAGTTCTCAGTTGATGCAAGTTCTCATATGTACttatattatctataatttttcCTTGGATTGTATGACCACTTTCATGCTGATTTACCAtattttatcattcttttttaataatcaaaacttaaaattttttggcattgaAGGTATCTATGATGGTTCTAAAATATGAGGGGAGCTATGGATCTGTTACATACATCACCAATATTAACCGATTttctattagattgttaatgTTGATCACTGCATCTGTgtgtatttaaatatatatcacatcaattttaataaattttctattgGCTTATCCTTCTTTTggtattttggatttgaaaagAATAGTAATGTTTGGAATCTTGTAAGAATCTTCTAATTCAACGTTATTATAAAGTTCTAAAGTTCCTTCTCATATGCTCCATCTTCCTAGCAATAATAGAACTCGCCATTAGGTACTCATTCTGAATTGTTCTGACTGTTAGTGAGTTCTGTTAATTCACTTTGCCAAAAAAGGTAGATCCAATATATAATCATGCTTTTGTAACCATGGCAGGATCAAAGTTTGATAGCGATCAAGTACTGAAGCTAATCCCAGAGTGGTCAAAAAGtgtaagatttattatgctAATATAAATTGGTTatatttttgcctttttcttcccttttgaAAATTCACTCAAGTGGCATAGGCTCTCCCTTGCTGTCCAAAGTGTTTTCTTTATACATTTTATGTATGAAATCACATCTATGTTTCTGTTTTTGTCCTGCTTTACTATTGGAGATTTTTGGCTTTCTAATAATAAGAAATGCatatttttctgtatttttaattgtttgtggTTTTGAACAAATGATATAAGACCTGATTTTGACTTGTGTTGCAACctgttccctctctctctctctctctaatatgaTGAGATCATTTTGTATCAATCCACCACCATTGCAGGCTACACAATGGGGTATACCCTTCCCCCTCCCAAACAAATGATGACATCTAAACTACAGCATTTCTAAAAATAGCTGAAAGAACTGCACAGCATAGCATTTGCAGACATTTCCCAGTTGCTTCTTTTGAtgtcaaaaatatataagaaatgaaaatgaagagaTGTAATACAAGTATGGTTTCTTTAAAGTTTGGGATTACATGTCTCACTCTTTGTTTCACACAAATGTGCACACAAAGGGACATAAACTGTTATGAGTTATTAGATTCTGTTTTATAATTGACATCCATTTATGGCGAAGATTTAATTATTCACTAACTGAAAGGTTTACATAGTCGCATGTCATTTGGAATATCATTCCACCGATTAAGGAATGATAACTACTTTTAAATTATGTGGAAAAGTGCATCAAGAGTATTGTGTAGTTATAGAATACTTATTAAGTTAAGAGGGAAAGTTTCACAAAATTGCTATAAGACCAGCCATGCTATATTGTACTGAACAGTGGGCTATTATGAAACATGTTCATAAAATGAGATAGCTACATGAGAAACCTATTTTCGTTTTTGCTTCCTCTCACATGGACTTACCTCACGGTCTTGTTGCTTGAGAGCTTAGTATTTGCAAACTGATGGCCAAGCTCAAGCTCATACTTCACCTCTTCTGCCTTTACCTGGAAAGGTGGCATAGGCAAAGTGTATGGAGAAATTACAGAGAGATTTTCTGTGGAGTGGAATTAGTGGTGAACCTAAAATATGTCTGGTTAAATGGGCAAGGTTTGTAAGCCTTTGCAGATTGGGGGACTAGGTATAAGATGATTGGGGAGCTTTAATTCTGCCTTGCTAGGTAAATGGTTGTGGAGGTATGGCATGGAGACCGATGCTTTATGGAGGAGGGTTATAGAGGCAAAATATGGGAATATTTGAGGTGGTTGGCGTACGAAAAAGGTGAGAAGTCCTTAAGGGGTCAGCCTGTGGAGATTCATTAGAAGTGGCTGGTTGAACTTTTCTAAACTCCTTGTGTATGATGTGGAAGATGgtactagagtgaagttttggaagcATGTGTGGTGTGGGGACTGTACTTTCCAAGAGGCTTTTCTAGAGCTTTATTGTCTTAGTAGGTCAAAGGATTCCTTGGTGGCTAAAGTTATGGGTTGGTCTACTAGGAGGATTCATTGGAATGTGCAATTTTGTCGTTCACTACAAGATTGGGAACAAGAATCTTTTGATCAGTTTATAGGTATGGTCTATTCTTTGACTGTGTGGGGGTTTGGTCCTGACAAGGTTTGTTGGAAGCCAGCAAGGAGCAAAGGTTTTAAGGTTAGAGGATTTTATCGTTCCTTCTACCCTCCTACTATTTTATCCTTCCCTTGGAGAATGATATGGCAATCAAAGGTTCCTCCAAGGGtagctttcttttcttggttTGCTTCCTTAGGCAAGATCTTAACAACAAACAACCTTCATAAAAGACGTGTGCTTGTGTTTgattggtgctatatgtgtaagaGATGTGGAGAGTCAGTGGATCACCTTCTGCTTCATTGCCCCATAGCTTGGGAGTTGTGGTCATTGGTTTTCTGTTTGTGTGGTATTCACTAGGTTATGCCTCATACAGTTATTGAGTTGTTTGAGTCTTGGCAGGGAAAGTTTGGGTGACATCGTAACATAGATATCTGGAGACTAGTGCCTCATTGTTTGATATGGTGCATTTGGCGTGAAAGGAGTGCTAGAAGCTTTGAGGGTCGTGAACGTTCTTTGCTAGAGATAATGTATTTTTTCCTGCACACTCTCTTTGATTGGAGTGTggtcttttctcatttttcttgttcttccctTCCTGTTTTTCTTGATCGTTGTAATTTTGGTTCCTGATTTGTTCCCccatagtacatccccaatgtactcaGTTTGGCACttttatgtataatatttttacgTTATCTATCAAATCAAAGATTGATAAGTGGAAATTTAACCAAAGATACGATATGAAATGAAGAATTTCGTTTAAGTATAGGGGTAGCTCATATTGAGAAAAAGATGAGGAAGAGTTGCTCAAAATGGTTTGGGCATGTGCATAGGAGAATGATTAATATATCAGTGAGGAAGAATgatttgattcaagtcaagagGATCAAAAGAGGTAGGAAAAGATCTAAAATAACACtattaaaagtaataaaaagcTGACATGTTAATTAAGTAGGTGACAGCGAATGATTTTGGACAAGATAGAATGACGGGAATGAACACGTGATCGACCAATTAGTTTGTTGAAGATCCACAGCTGACCCTAAAAGTTTTGgaactaaggctttgttgttttgcttttggtttATCAATCCCAAAGCTTGAATTTAGTGGGTTAACAATTCCATGCATTGTTGTTTATTTGTACATGGTGATGCAAACAATTGCCAGATATCTCATAACTTCATCTTACACATTCACGGTTAGGTTTTGCAGTTGTTCCTTGTGTGTCTCAGTGGACAAAAAATGGATCAATCGGATGTAGCTCAAATTTAGAAAAAGTATGCATTTGCTTCTCAAAGAAATTTcagctttttgattttttgaagtaTCACAGGTTCAAGACTGGAACTGTTTGATTGGGCCATTGATTGACAAGATGTTTGCAGAGCCATCGAATGCTATTATTGTTAGGTTTCTGAGTTATATAAGTGAACGCCTTGGAGAAGCTGTTGATGTAGTCATTTATCATGTTCTATTGCATATGAAAGGACAGGACGAGTGAGTAAATTATTTTATCGTTTTTAtccaaatttaattgtaatatCTTGCATTTATTCCTCTTTTGttgtttaattcttatttttatatcttaatggtttgtttgtttgtttaaatttattaaattgatcAGTAAACTACTGCTTGTTGATTCACTTTACCTGAACATAATTGTGAACTGAGTAGCACAAATGCTTCCAAAAGGGAGTTGTGTCTGTATAGCATATATCAGGATctaattttatgttaaatatatattataatcttAAAGAATTTTATCTCCTTTTAAAGGAACTGTTCCTTGTCTGTTATCCATCACGTCCATTTCTTTTTAGCAGGATTGATGAAAGCGTTCTATCACGATGCGAGGGTAGAACCTCTACCAATGATGACCCTGTGAAAATGCAGCAATCTCTGTTTGAGCGCCTTTGcccattactcattattaggaTGCTTCCATTGAGAATTTTTGATGACCTTAATTTGTCTGCCATGTATGATAAACTTCTCATTCAAGGCATTATGCATGGTATGCTTTTCTACCTTCCATAagctctttttctcttcttcccTTTACAATCCAGAGCTCATTTCAATTTACTACATGTTTTTCTCATAGTTGTCAAGTTTGTACTGTAAATGCAAAATCATGTGGATcaggatttttttaaataaaaaaaaaatcatgaaatataATTCTGATTAAGTTCTGACTTGATTATTTTTACCATCTTCAGAATGCATTGACCCTTCTAATGTTCAACCCCTTAAATTTTGCATGATATAACAACAGCAGTAATGCTTTACTGAGATTTCTTTTGGTGGTTAGTGTCTAACAATAGAAGAAAGTAGGAAACAAGTTTGTCCATATGTCTCTGCTTCCTTGGGCATGATCTTAGTGCACGATTGTAAACTATACAGAATATCTTCTTGTTACAAATCACAAATTTTTGCCAAATCTTGGCTGGATGAATGTTTGAGTTTCCTCTTCACCCAACTTAGGCTTCTCATAtaacaaaaatagattttttttatcttttattcaataacaacaacaaagcctgagtcccaaaaacttaaaaggTGGCTATGGATCTTTACCAAACTAATTATGGTTAGTCAcatgt
The DNA window shown above is from Quercus lobata isolate SW786 chromosome 7, ValleyOak3.0 Primary Assembly, whole genome shotgun sequence and carries:
- the LOC115952918 gene encoding uncharacterized protein LOC115952918 isoform X3 — its product is MEVKELEETQQLIWKSEEESPPPQSMLSVTVARVINTLLSARPKKLYDAVSRLYPDPNKKTTSGSLEDSLWFLHKYVNDTVEDQDAFDQILLPIIQHAMILVNWLFQDELLFRPLATNLANIIVRKDDRYIALAWCILVRNLLEFETSMTQFSMNGIRERYNDVLKILSSCMPRLLSIVCKGSTLQDGFELPSRLSVSAADCMLALTEALAKKVSSDKPKSTSNALNRPVTLVPESSTGDKKVKPASKSSEVSNLEMGLLFWDHLEELVNLVQRLIAWSRKSRSLHAKGLEKVLKWLQEIKGQYGCFQDEAGSKILKTGVTLLSSCWKHYGILLHLEDRKFSQHYKELLEQYLSGIQYYTDSNTGGHSDSKDGGVETRKFFINCLCLLLGRLDSKKFESTIVEYGMQISRELLPQLHCANEDVIDGVVCIFKAVIFKPTYSSGSSLTDTRLMDSMLPLLLHLLDERDGAARAVVKLIAEYCSVSRDSRCIQEVLKRIASGNVLQRRNAVDVISELICKSSDSIDELSHLAWQDVANQLLECLGDEESVIREQASSLLPMLDPSLVLPALVRLVYSSDERVQLSAADSLIRVLKYHNQKVEVICMLLDCLSNLNQSLDLPQITGHIREGSKFDSDQVLKLIPEWSKSVQDWNCLIGPLIDKMFAEPSNAIIVRFLSYISERLGEAVDVVIYHVLLHMKGQDDRIDESVLSRCEGRTSTNDDPVKMQQSLFERLCPLLIIRMLPLRIFDDLNLSAMYDKLLIQGIMHGCGDINKHDSVAAFLLNRAFHKFEFEDVRKLAAELCGRIHPQVLFPILCSELEHAAASQDILKIKACLFSVCTSLVIRGSDSVMHPVMLKIRKTLETVLLWPSLNGDEVSKAQHGCIDCLALMICAELQAPESFANTSGKSSILGKKGDAASRNSILGYVIHQFVDDKNKDGPTSKLGNENCTLEAPVHLSFRLCMANVLISACQKISDSHKKLFARKALPCIIRSVEAIMQSEIRAACIQVLFSAVYHLKAVVLPYSSDLLKLSLKALRSESEKERMAGAKLVASLMASDDMILGSISGALIEARSMLSTVSLTDPSQELRQVCKQLLMCMTST
- the LOC115952918 gene encoding uncharacterized protein LOC115952918 isoform X4; translated protein: MLALTEALAKKVSSDKPKSTSNALNRPVTLVPESSTGDKKVKPASKSSEVSNLEMGLLFWDHLEELVNLVQRLIAWSRKSRSLHAKGLEKVLKWLQEIKGQYGCFQDEAGSKILKTGVTLLSSCWKHYGILLHLEDRKFSQHYKELLEQYLSGIQYYTDSNTGGHSDSKDGGVETRKFFINCLCLLLGRLDSKKFESTIVEYGMQISRELLPQLHCANEDVIDGVVCIFKAVIFKPTYSSGSSLTDTRLMDSMLPLLLHLLDERDGAARAVVKLIAEYCSVSRDSRCIQEVLKRIASGNVLQRRNAVDVISELICKSSDSIDELSHLAWQDVANQLLECLGDEESVIREQASSLLPMLDPSLVLPALVRLVYSSDERVQLSAADSLIRVLKYHNQKVEVICMLLDCLSNLNQSLDLPQITGHIREGSKFDSDQVLKLIPEWSKSVQDWNCLIGPLIDKMFAEPSNAIIVRFLSYISERLGEAVDVVIYHVLLHMKGQDDRIDESVLSRCEGRTSTNDDPVKMQQSLFERLCPLLIIRMLPLRIFDDLNLSAMYDKLLIQGIMHGCGDINKHDSVAAFLLNRAFHKFEFEDVRKLAAELCGRIHPQVLFPILCSELEHAAASQDILKIKACLFSVCTSLVIRGSDSVMHPVMLKIRKTLETVLLWPSLNGDEVSKAQHGCIDCLALMICAELQAPESFANTSGKSSILGKKGDAASRNSILGYVIHQFVDDKNKDGPTSKLGNENCTLEAPVHLSFRLCMANVLISACQKISDSHKKLFARKALPCIIRSVEAIMQSEIRAACIQVLFSAVYHLKAVVLPYSSDLLKLSLKALRSESEKERMAGAKLVASLMASDDMILGSISGALIEARSMLSTVSLTDPSQELRQVCKQLLMCMTST